AGATGGGACACAATTAACAGAGATCCCGGAGGGTATGGCTTTCTTCGGGTTACATGCAGTATATTATAGGGATGGGCAATGAGGACTTCACTTACAGTAAGACAAGCCCCTTCCAGTACACCAGAAACTCCTCAGTGAGCAGCTCAGCGTGCCACTGTTGCTCAGTCCTGCAACATAATCCGTCCATGTAAAGGGATGAGCCTGcctctgccttcctgtttcaTGCCTCCGTCTTAGTCCAGGTTAAATGACTCACTGATAAAACGGCACCTAGAAATACCTCTAAAGCAAAGCGGATCCActcaaacaaacattttttttttttaaatcacccaAAAGGAAACAGCAGGAAaactccaaacaaacaaacaaacaaacaaacaaaaaaacacaaacacttgaTTAATTCATGTTACTCTTTACTCAACCCTGGAGAAAATACAGTTAACTCAACCCTTAAATATCAAACagaccaacaaacaccatctaAATAAAACacgtgctaaaaaaaaaaaaataataataaaaaaaaaaaattccacaggCTATCAGGATGTGAGCTCAACAGTGTCATCTCAGATATTTCAATACATCAAATAAATAGaggggttcttttttttttctctacttgAGTCATCGTACAAATCAACAATACAGGCAGACGCAGCAGACACAGAGATTAAGTCGATTTTTGTTCCCCCAAGGATCCactgagaaaaaacaaaacaaaacaggagtTCGCTTCCTCCAGGAGACCGTTTGATAAAAACTAGACCTAAACAGTGCGTAGTGGTTAAAATAGACATCATTTCATTGTAGCACCCTCTTTCCATCTGCATAGGCTTGAGCACGTTCTAAGCACTAGCCGGTGACATGAATCGTTACTTCAGCAATGCCGTTTCTAGTTagcgtaaaaaaaataataataataaaaaaaaagacattaaatcagtctgtggagaaaaacaaaacaaaacaaatcttttTCACTTTGGTCCCTATGATAAAGCTTAACTTGTTGAACTAGGGCTTAGCCGATAAAGCCTACTGCATGtgttatgggggggggggggggggggggatggggggtggTCTTAATGTGCTTGACAAACAAACTTTGCAACCCCCCCTTGGTCAGCCTTATGTCGGTTTTTACCCATAATCCCATTGTGCTACGGCGGCTGCTTAGTTGTTCTGGCAGCAGGCGCCTTGCTTGGCCGAGCTCTGTGTGGGCTGCACCGTGATGGGCACGACTTTGGAGTTGGGGGAGAAGTCGCTGTCGCCGCGCCCCGAAATTTGCCTCTGAGACACGATGCGGTAGATTGCTGAAAGAAAAACGCACGGATACGTTACGCCGTAACGCCATGATAGACGGGAAAATAAATGACTTCAGTGGAGAGATTAATAAAGAACTCCCgttcacaaaacaaacacaaaaagcacattttcTAAATTATACAGGCTTATTATACACAGAGCGAAGGCTTATTGGACCTGGAAAAGGATTCAGTTCAAGCCTGTGGCTTGGAATCTGCTGCCACCTAATGGCAGAAATATAATCGAACTCCAGGATCAGGGGCGAAAGATTTCGGTCCTGGAGGGCCAACGTACTGTAGTGTGgtcaaaatttttttaatgaatttgtaGTCTGATTAATACTCGTAATCTGCCATTTAACCAAAATAAAACTCCGTGACTAAAGGACATTCTCCATTTAATCCATCTAGTATCTAACtattctctcatttgtaagtcacgttggataaaagcatctgctaaatgaataaatgtaaatagcaAAAATACTGCCGTATCTTTTAAGTAGAACTAAATACTACTATAGCGCTACTAGGTAACTAGCAAAAATACTTCTGAACAAAGGCCAGAATGTATCACGATGCGTGTAGTGcaaatgtaattatatatatatatatatatatatatatatatatatatatatatatatatatatacacatacacatacatacacacacaaccggTCAAAAGTctggagacactcgactgaaatgtttctcatgatcgttaaaaagcttttgatctgaaggtgtgtgattaaatgtatGAACGCGTGacgttttcatttctttcattagaaaacgaacattttatttacaaataaatattgtcTTAAACACGCGACTCCGagagaaatattccgaaaagcagccgataagagtccggcgtaggtgtgaactcctttaatactgtataaaaagcatctcagggaaattcctcaagaaatcggccaagaatacatttctgaaattctCGGCGAAAAGAGCGTCTACTttaaagatgctaaaatattaaattattttattttattatttatcacaacataattcccatagttccatttgtgttactccagagttttcatgactttaaaataaaataaagaacgaGTGTGTctacttttgaccggtagtgtatgagtgtatacaATTGTTTTTTGGTTAAAGGACAGAAAGGTCCACTATCCACCTGACTCACTGAGTGACTAGTAAACCAATTACCACTGCTGGTAATTATCTGGTATATTAAGGCTGCTTTCACACATCCTGTTtcacatgttttacatgtaactCTAATGATCAGGACACTGGGGCTGGGACTGGGGGTCGCCTGGGGGGcaagtgaggaaaaaaagaaaaagaagaagaagagaaaaaaaaaaacgcggaTATTTATGACATGTAGCATTGAAGAAATATCTCATTGGCGGTATTCCAAATTTGCAGCGTACCTAAAAAACACCAACGTGTCTAATTCTTGAGACAAATCACCGGGACATGATGTGAAAACTGTGGCACAACTGTACGTACAGTCGAGTCGCATGAGCAGCTCAAACTGTCTTGATTTCCTGCCCCTAAAACTGCGGCGAAGGCAAAACGACCTCCTCGTCACCGGCGTTACAGCAATCTGCATTACGGATAATTATGCATCTATCCTAGAAAGCGATCGAGGCTAGTTAGTTAGCTGATACTAACTAGGACTGGTAAGAGCATTGTTATACTTATGTCACGTGAGctgctttttcttctctccacaTAATCACATAAGGTGCTCTGGATAGTgctatttctgtttttaaaaaaataaataaataaaataaaaaggtgtgAAAGCAGCTTATACTCTGAGACATTTAGTGGAAGCGTGAATCCACTGAGCCCCTGACCTGGAGTTGTGCACCTTTGCCCTTTTCGCCTTGATGCCTGGTACGATCCGCCTTACCTGTGAGAATGGTCTGGAAGGCGAGCTCTACGTTAGAGGAGTCCAAAGCAGAAGTCTCGAGGAAGGAAAGCCCGTGTTTCTCTGAAAGATAGAAATCACACAGCAGACTGAAGTCATGGAGTTATCACCAGGCGATGGACACTAAAAgaaatgtgtgtttaaaaaaacaccaccaccacctttaTAAATCATGATCCAGAACACCTACAAGCACAAGTGATGTATCTGCCTTAAAACGTTGAGCTGTTGGATATAAAATTgctgcacgtgtgtgtgcgtgcgtgcgtgtgtgtgtgcgtgtggtgcTGAACTGCTTTAATGTTCCTTTATGCTTTCAGCATGCAGCCGCTGTGAACAAAAATGTGTTTACAAAAAGCTGTTGTTCTCTCAGATGAAGAGATACCCAGGGAATAATTAGTCTGGAGTAATTTAGTGAGAATAGTAAATATATACGAAACTGTCACGTTGTCTATTTAACACCTGGCTATCGTTATTTCCTCCTTTTCCATTAATAAATTTGAACatacaatacaaatacagtgatatatatacagtacagttataTACTAGTGTACGGATACAGTGAACTTCCTGCTGAATGAATAAGCAGCTAATCAACAGAGCTGACCCTACGAAACAAGCGTTCCAGACACTGGAAGCGAAGCACATCGCGGAAAACACCGGCTGAGGTGAGAACCCACTTCCACACGCATCGGTCATCGGCGTCGGTTCCATAAACCCTCACTGCGTTAGATGTCTACTCGTGAGCAGAAACCGTGTGGACTGACCTGAGAAAGCCTTGGCCTCGTCCGTAGGCACGGCCCGTAGGTGGCGCAGGTCGCTCTTGTTGCCCACCAGCATGATGACGATGTTGCTGTCGGCGTGGTCCTGCAGCTCTTTCAGCCAGCGCTCGGCATTTTCATACGTCAAGTGCTTGGCGATGTCGTACACCAGGAGAGCGCCGACTGCACCGCGGTAGTACCTGCAAACACAAACGTCGCAGCGCtctgcctttttatttattcattcattcatttcaccGACGCTGAATAAAACTTTGACTTACAAACCGTTCTTTTTCTGCTGATTGAAACTCTTAAACTGGacaaactagaaaaaaaaaaaaaaaaaaaaaagtataaatcaATCGCTACTACTGTTTTTAACCCTTATAGTCCAGCCCTAAGTGTAGCTCAAACAAATGAGGCCAACGACGTATTCAAACTAGCGCTGCTGGTTACCATGACGTCACCTTCGCAGCCATACACTTCGAGCGAACTATGAACGAATGCTAATGATACCAGTTCGAGTGCTATTCTTCAGCACGTCACTGTGCAAACGCTAATTTTAGATCGTGATCCTGTTCCAAAAATACCTTCACACTAACGCTGCACGGTTCGGTTATTAAATAAGCAATAAGAcattcctacaacagcacatcctgaagcgtTCGATTCCTCTTAATTGTACTCACGGCAATAGGCCAACCAGTACAATTCTATtttctatccatttatagttacatctcTGGTCCACAAAAACACAGctcgacactggagactcctttcatttCAACGTTTACACTCTGTTACACGTCCTCCATGAACATGCAAAGTCCCAGTGAATATAGACACGATACCGTACACACTGTCGCTTTACATTTAGCTCTGCGCGTGGTTTCGTTATTTTCTTATGTTTCGTGTTTAACGCTCGACGCACACGACTAAGATTTATAATAGAAAATGGTACGGAGAGAAATTAAATGATTTTGAAAGAAAATTACTTGAATGACTGCGATGTAtaagcgcaaaaaaaaaaaaaacgaccccaaaaaaaaatgcacgtACGCACGGGTGCACGTAGGAGCCGAGAGTGGTGCAGGTTTAACACTCACGCTGAGGTGATGGCACGGTACCGCTCCTGGCCTGCGGTGTCCCAGATCTGGGCTTTGATCGTCTTGCCCTCTACGTGAATGCTGCGAGTGGCGAACTCCACACCGATGGTGCTCTTGCTCTCCAGGTTGAACTCGTTCCGCGTGAAGCGGGACAGCAGGTTGCTCTTCCCGACTCCAGAGTCTCCGATTAGCACCACTGCGGAGGATTTAAGAGGCCAGAGGTCAGCGAGGCGGAAAGAACAAATCGGGGAAGCTTTCTTTGATCATAAAGACGACAGGATTTCGACACGGCTTCAttcttttttggttttaaacCGAGGCACTACACAACTCCCTTTTCAAGCTCACCTACATATCTGTTATGAAACGCATACCATGGCTTTGGCGTTTCCTGAATTTCAGGAAATGTAAggtgcaaaatatatatatatataaaatcatatacGCTTTGAGGGATCACAAAGatttccctttttaaaaatgatgcaAATCTTTAAAAGAActttcttatttgtttattgtgtgtgtgtatttctttaaaaaaaaaaaaaaaaccattatcTGATTGCATAACTACAAGGGAGACTACAAGGAAAACATCCGACACCCCAAAACTTACTACTGACTCAGACATGCAAATAATGACTGAAACAATCTGctttgactaaaaaaaaaaacaaaaaacactcagCCAACAAGCTGTTTGGCAGGAAAAGGCAGCATACGGAGGACCGAGCAGTGATTCATTAGTATTGACTGACTCAGGATCAAAACAGTAAGAGGTGCAGCTGAGGTTGGGCTCTTCGTTTAAAAGAGAACATTCAAGGCATGGCTGATACACCTACACAGGACTGTCTCGCAAAATCCTCAATTCGACAACTCGTCATGTGCGATACCACTGCACTGAGAATTCTATTTGGGGCCAGAGATCAACGCAATCAAACTGACCCCCCCTTTACAATTCACGTccactgtaaaaataaataaataaataaataaaaactcggtttaaacctgatttgcaggggggggggggggtgaatcaTTTCGATTTGCAACCGTATCCATCCACTAAACAAAACGAATGCTGCATGGGACGTGTGTGCAGGTCTTTCCGGTTCGACTGGAAAGCTGCGAGCGCTCGttttacattaaaaagaaaCCTTTGTATTACTTTTCGGTGTAACACCACCATGACGGACACCTGGAAGAACTTTCAGGAATGCTCGGAGACTTTTTCGGCTACATGTGAAAAGGAAACGGATGTATTCTCAGCTCGGGGTGTTGCTACAGAAGCTTTAATGCGAATGCGGTCCGGCTTTTGTCGAAGTGCGCAATTAGGTAATAAACAGACGGCTTTGGAACACGAATATTTGGAAATAACTGACTCATTTCAACACAGAATTGTGTAacatctctcactctttctacACAGCCACCTACATCATAGTCCACCAGTCTCACTATCGCACCATACTAAAACAACAGACTATTTTACTAAGTAGTAATTAATCAGTACTgttttagtaaaataaatatatatatataaataaatattatatatatatatatatatacacacatacacacacacacacacacacatatatatacatacatatacatatatatatatatatatatatatatatatatatatatatatatgtgtgtgtgtgtgtgtgtgtgtgtatgtatgggtaGATTAGTCTACTATTTAGTATTGTAGTATGCTCATTAGGACCCCTAGGCTTTATCTTGTTTTTAAATACCAGACAGACTATAAGTCATTAAGTTTGCTcgttaaagagagagagagagagagagagagagagagagagagagagaagtaataAACATTGTGTTAAATGTTATTAGCGACAACACTTGTGTAATTGACACCACATAAAATGAGGGTTTGTGATGTTATTTTCTCCTTTCAACCCAAATGGTGGCTGCAAGTATAACCGAGTGCACTACATAGGCTGCACGAGCCATTACTCTATACACTACAGAGTGCGCATAAACAGGGTACAAGACGCAATCTGGAATACAGCCTCAAGTTAAAAACCAGACAGATAAAGCCATCTTATGAGAAAGTTTGCAAGGCTTCTTACCTTTGAAAAGATAGTCATATTCCTCTTCTCTACCCGTCATGGCTTCGGAGCGGTTCGTACAGACAGGTaactgaccaaaaaaaataataaataaatagtgtgcAAGGTAGTAAGAGTTGACGCGACTTGTAgctagctaagctaagctaacgTCAAAGCAACTTGACATGAAGATACGAGGTAGTCAAAGCGCATGTCAAAACTTGATGATCTTCTCACAAACTGAGTTTACGGTGTCACGAAGcgggtttttttaaaatatatatatatctatatattctactaataatattaatcaATTTCTTGAAAAATCAAAGCGTTACTGAGTAACTTGTTTCTCTGCGTCACCAAGGTTTCTGCGCTCGTGCTTCGAGCGGCTCCTTTCCATACACACTCAGAGCTGCTTCCGCCCCGTCGAACGCCTGACACTAGCGCGGATCTGATTGGCTCATACGGCTGTCAATCATAATACGTTCGCCAATGAAGGAACGCACTGGAATCAACAGGTGCACACGTCATCCTCTCAGGTAACTACACAGGTGCAGCGCTGTGTAACACAGGAAATGCCACGTAGGAGgtaagaagggaaaaaaagggggggactTAAAGAAATACCTTATCTCACTCaatcaaggaaaaaaaaatcttgtaaaATTTTAGTGCAGTACTTCCGGATTAGATGTTCTTACCATCCAtcaaacgtgtttttttttttttttttttttttttaaatcagactggtctgttgttgttggttttttttaaaaattatttttatgaaGCTTAATAACTACACTTATACACTGCTACTATAGCATCTTTGTTGTGTAACTGCATAATAACTCATACGGATGAATCCAATGTAATAAACATTATACagtttacatttaattacacaGAAATTGCCATGTGTTTATTTCCTGAAAGAATTACAGACGCAGTAAAGCTGATTTTAGAATATGCTTCAACCCTGGaatcgtttttgttttgtattttcaatcaataatcagtaaaaaaaaataatagtaaaagGTATGTATAGGGTACAAGAACGAGGAGCGTAAGTCTGGGCATGGCAATGATTCGGTACAACAGATCAGTAGAAGATCTCTTTAATTATGAGTCATgtcaaaattattttatattatttcaatTTAACCCGGCAAGTCCACACTTGGATACC
This genomic interval from Ictalurus punctatus breed USDA103 chromosome 23, Coco_2.0, whole genome shotgun sequence contains the following:
- the rab11al gene encoding RAB11a, member RAS oncogene family, like — its product is MTGREEEYDYLFKVVLIGDSGVGKSNLLSRFTRNEFNLESKSTIGVEFATRSIHVEGKTIKAQIWDTAGQERYRAITSAYYRGAVGALLVYDIAKHLTYENAERWLKELQDHADSNIVIMLVGNKSDLRHLRAVPTDEAKAFSEKHGLSFLETSALDSSNVELAFQTILTAIYRIVSQRQISGRGDSDFSPNSKVVPITVQPTQSSAKQGACCQNN